The following are from one region of the Theropithecus gelada isolate Dixy chromosome 6, Tgel_1.0, whole genome shotgun sequence genome:
- the ZNF354C gene encoding zinc finger protein 354C codes for MAVDLLPAQESVTFRDVAVFFSQDEWLHLDSAQRALYREVMLENYSSLVSLGIPFSMPKLIHQLQQGEDPCLEEREVPSDTCLGFKTWSETEALPHRQDVCVEETSQGMIKEESIKDGPWDLNAEEAVEFESRTEEEQEKKPLRQMIVSHEKTISEDGNRTSLELEKSLFINTALVAQQSVPTERIPSMYYTFGEDFKQNFNLMKCFQIYPGGKPHICNECGKSFKQNLHLIEHQRIHTGEKPYKCNECEKTFSHRSSLLSHQRIHTGEKPYKCNECEKAFSNSSTLIKHLRVHTGEKPYRCRECGKAFSQCSTLTVHQRIHTGEKLYKCGECEKAFNCRAKLHRHQRIHTGEKPYKCSECGKGYSQFTSLAEHQRLHTGEQLYKCLECGRTFTRIATLIEHQRIHTGQKPYQCNECEKAFNQYSSFNEHRKIHTGEKLYTCEECGKAFGCKSNLYRHQRIHTGEKPYQCNQCGKAFSQYSFLTEHERIHTGEKLYKCMECGKAYSYRSNLCRHKKVHTKEKLYKWKEYGKPLICSSSLTQYQRFLRGDKAYEA; via the exons GAGTCCGTGACATTCAGGGATGTGGCCGTGTTCTTCAGCCAGGACGAGTGGTTGCACCTGGACTCTGCCCAGAGAGCCTTGTACCGGGAGGTGATGCTGGAGAACTACAGCAGCCTGGTCTCACTGG GGATTCCATTTTCAATGCCAAAGTTGATTCATCAGTTGCAACAAGGAGAAGATCCCTGCTTGGAGGAAAGAGAAGTCCCTTCAGACACCTGTCTAG GTTTCAAGACTTGGTCTGAAACAGAAGCATTGCCTCATAGACAGGACGTTTGTGTAGAGGAAACATCTCAGGGAATGATAAAGGAAGAATCCATTAAGGATGGTCCCTGGGACCTCAACGCTGAAGAAGCTGTGGAATTTGAGAGCAGGACAGAAGAGGAGCAAGAGAAGAAACCTCTCAGGCAAATGATAGTCTCGCATGAGAAAACCATCAGTGAAGATGGAAACCGTACGAGTCTTGAATTGGAGAAAAGCTTATTTATAAATACAGCTCTCGTCGCACAACAGAGTGTTCCTACAGAAAGGATACCCAGTATGTATTATACATTTGGGGAAgattttaaacagaattttaatCTCATGAAATGCTTCCAAATTTACCCAGGAGGAAAACCTCACATctgtaatgaatgtgggaagaGCTTCAAGCAGAATCTTCATCTTATtgaacatcagagaattcatacaggtgagaaaccctacaaatgtaacGAGTGTGAAAAAACCTTCAGCCACAGATCATCCCTTCTTTctcatcagagaattcatactggagagaaaccttacaagtgtaatgagtgtgaGAAAGCATTTAGCAACAGTTCAACCCTTATCAAACATCTGAGAGTGCATACCGGAGAGAAACCGTATCGATGCAGGGAGTGTGGTAAAGCCTTTAGCCAGTGTTCAACCCTCACTgtacatcagagaattcatactggagagaaactctaTAAATGTGGTGAATGTGAGAAGGCCTTCAACTGCAGAGCAAAACTTCACAGGCATCAAAGAATCCATACAGGcgagaaaccctataaatgtagTGAGTGTGGGAAGGGTTACAGCCAGTTTACCTCTCTGGCTGAACATCAGAGGCTTCATACTGGAGAACAGCTGTATAAATGCCTGGAATGTGGGAGAACCTTCACACGTATTGCAACCCTTATTGAACATCAGCGCATTCACACTGGACAAAAACCTTATCAATGCAATGAATGTGAGAAAGCCTTCAACCAGTATTCATCCTTTAATGAACATCGGAAAATTCATACTGGGGAGAAACTTTATACATGtgaggaatgtgggaaagcctttggTTGCAAATCTAACCTTTATAggcatcagagaattcataccgGAGAGAAGCCGTATCAGTGTAATCAGTGTGGAAAGGCATTCAGCCAGTATTCATTTTTAACGGAACATGAGAGGATCCACACTGGGGAGAAACTGTATAAATGTatggaatgtgggaaagcctacAGTTACAGATCAAACCTTTGTAGACACAAAAAAGTTCACACTAAAGAGAAACTCTATAAATGGAAGGAATATGGGAAACCATTAATCTGCAGCTCCTCACTCACTCAGTATCAGAGATTTCTTAGAGGAGATAAGGCCTATGAGGCTTAG